The sequence below is a genomic window from Pyramidobacter sp. YE332.
AAGAGCATTCGTACAAGACCGCCCAGCGCACCGCGACCATCGTCACCGGCCTGTTCGACTACGCGCTCGACGAAGGCGTGCTCGGCAAAAGCCCGGCCGGCAATCTGTCGCGCGCGCTGATCCCGACTCGCCCGAGGACACGGAGCAGCAGCACTTCGCGGCGGTCACCGATCCTGCCGGCGTCGGGCGCCTGATGCGCGCCATCGACACCGTTTCCACGCCGACGACGCGTCTGGCGCTGCTGTTTGTGATGTACACGTTCGTGCGCCAGAAGGAGATGCGCCAAGCAACGTGGGCGGAAATCGACTTTGAAAAACGTCTCTGGATCATTCCCGCGTCTCACACCAAGCGCCGGCGAGAACAGCGAGATCATGTGGTGCCGCTGTCGCGCCAGGCCATGGCGATTTTGGAAACGCAAAAAATGCGCTCATTCACCAGCAAAGAGGCGCTGATCTTTCCGTCCGATATCAAGGGGGCCCAGCTGCCGAAGACGCTGCTGCTCAACGCCGTGAAAACTCTGCACGCGACGCTGCCGGAAGACCAGCGTCCGCCGGAGACGACGGTGCACGGCTTCCGCGCGACGGCCAGCACGCTGCTGAACGGCATGGGATTCCCCCGCGACGTGATCGAACGCCAGCTGTCGCACAAGGAGCGCGACAAGGTGCGTAATGC
It includes:
- a CDS encoding site-specific integrase gives rise to the protein MRAIDTVSTPTTRLALLFVMYTFVRQKEMRQATWAEIDFEKRLWIIPASHTKRRREQRDHVVPLSRQAMAILETQKMRSFTSKEALIFPSDIKGAQLPKTLLLNAVKTLHATLPEDQRPPETTVHGFRATASTLLNGMGFPRDVIERQLSHKERDKVRNAYNRFEYIEERTAMMQVYADYLDALRDGTPTYE